Proteins from a single region of Hermetia illucens chromosome 3, iHerIll2.2.curated.20191125, whole genome shotgun sequence:
- the LOC119651527 gene encoding uncharacterized protein LOC119651527 yields MSSEPMSEIRPKLHRWSSEEVFQLIDVIKECESIYNPVDKHYFNRPYVENIWRQIDVRFRKRPGGSLAKWTNLRISYRREYQSLMKSKSKPSWAYFDKMSFLSPYLRKKRVLERPIEDHLQNALDHFVTLTRGNLKEFYPIVDKTTTIVSPFKRLEDTIDEATTIFTKEEKADDDVCLDNETSGTEDRCMDDEDDESSPLRMDDDSSSTFDRQNEIKEQIITNEGNSRRQLLKRRHDDPANSIIKRSRLEIPDDLASIDDPSSSSNGSTKSDSTSSSAATVFSNHEWRDCPDIYFLLSLLPEIRMLNQADKNMFKLHVRHMIHALLYKDQ; encoded by the exons ATGTCCTCTGAACCAATGAGTGAAATTCGTCCGAAACTACACCGTTGGTCTTCTGAGGAAGTATTTCAGCTAATCGACGTTATTAAGGAATGTGAATCGATTTACAATCCAGTGGACAAGCATTACTTCAACCGCCCATACGTCGAGAATATCTGGCGACAAATTGATGTTCGTTTCAGGAAAAGGC CTGGCGGAAGTTTAGCTAAATGGACAAATCTGAGAATCTCATACCGTCGTGAATATCAATCGTTGATGAAGAGTAAATCGAAGCCTTCATGGGCTTACTTTGACAAAATGTCATTTTTGTCTCCGTATTTGAGAAA AAAGCGCGTATTGGAACGACCAATTGAAGATCACCTCCAAAACGCTCTTGATCACTTCGTCACACTGACTCGCGGTAATTTGAAGGAATTTTATCCAATTGTTGATAAAACCACGACAATTGTATCGCCCTTCAAAAGGCTAGAAGACACTATAGATGAAGCTACCACTATTTTCACCAAAGAGGAAAAGGCAGACGACGACGTATGTTTAGATAACGAAACCAGTGGAACAGAAGACAGATGTATGGACGACGAAGACGATGAATCGAGCCCATTAAGAATGGACGACGATTCGAGCAGTACCTTTGACAGGCAAAATGAAATAAAGGAGCAAATAATTACGAACGAGGGCAATTCACGGCGACAATTACTAAAGCGGAGACATGACGATCCAGCTAACTCAATTATCAAAAGAAGTCGTCTCGAAATTCCAGACGATTTGGCAAGCATCGATGATCCTTCGTCCTCATCAAATGGGTCTACAAAGTCAGATTCAACTAGTTCATCGGCGGCAACAGTGTTTTCGAATCACGAATGGCGCGATTGTCCGGacatttattttttgttgagtttatTACCTGAAATACGAATGCTTAATCAAGCGGACAAAAACATGTTCAAACTTCATGTTCGGCACATGATTCACGCTCTTCTGTATAAAGATCAGTAA